From a single Hymenobacter sp. YIM 151500-1 genomic region:
- a CDS encoding DinB family protein — MHTSSLQQNILAELDHELAHTRKVLERVPEDKFDYVPHPKSMPLIKLAAHIVNLLGMKTMMVQADYRDFLDPNAPKPPPTPTTSAELLARFDQYSANLRRVLHASGDEQLTRSFQLRRGEQVLMDRPKGAALRIMGLNHSIHHRGQLTVYLRLLDIPVPGIYGPSADEQGSF, encoded by the coding sequence ATGCACACGTCCTCCCTCCAACAAAACATCCTCGCCGAACTCGACCATGAGCTGGCCCACACCCGCAAAGTGCTGGAGCGGGTGCCCGAGGATAAGTTCGACTACGTGCCCCACCCTAAATCCATGCCCCTCATCAAGCTGGCAGCGCACATCGTGAACCTGCTGGGCATGAAGACCATGATGGTGCAGGCCGATTACCGCGACTTTCTCGACCCCAACGCCCCCAAGCCGCCGCCCACGCCCACTACTTCCGCCGAGCTACTGGCCCGCTTCGACCAATACAGCGCCAACCTGCGCCGGGTTCTGCACGCCTCCGGCGACGAGCAGTTGACCCGCTCGTTTCAGCTGCGCCGCGGCGAGCAGGTGCTCATGGACCGCCCCAAAGGTGCCGCCCTGCGCATTATGGGCCTCAACCACAGCATCCACCACCGCGGCCAGCTCACGGTGTACCTGCGCCTGCTCGACATCCCCGTGCCCGGCATCTACGGCCCCTCCGCCGACGAGCAGGGCAGCTTCTGA
- a CDS encoding cytochrome P450, producing MPSSSASALRHIPGSLGLPVLGDTVGFLTRPVELFNDKQRRYGDVFKARLFGRTAVYLLGAEANKFVLVEQARHCSSQEGWRFPIGELFHGGLMLRDGEEHKSHRGILQAAFKKEPMRQYLGVMAPIIERRLAEWGRQPTLRVFPAVKHLTLELAGKVFFDLDFSQDLARLNQAMADLVAAATAPVPFNLPFTQYRRGMQGRGLLQEYFGRVLQERRQAPAADMLSHLCQAEGADGQRLTDAEIVDHLIFFLMAAHDTTASTLTSLFYELGTHPDWQERLRAESQAAHPATGPVEQAHLGQLEQLGYVLEETLRLHPPLILIPRQTTQELTYNGFTIPANTHLSVLLYHNHQNPAYWTAPDQFDPLRFAAGRQEHRKCPFGYAPFGAGQHHCLGFAFADMQVKLVMHHLLRRYRWRLPAGYRADFANIPIQHPKDGLPVQLEVLHS from the coding sequence ATGCCCTCCTCTTCTGCCTCCGCCCTTCGGCACATCCCCGGCTCCCTGGGCCTGCCCGTGCTCGGCGACACGGTGGGGTTTCTGACCCGGCCCGTCGAACTATTCAACGACAAGCAGCGGCGCTACGGCGACGTATTCAAGGCCCGGCTGTTTGGGCGCACGGCCGTGTACCTGCTCGGCGCCGAGGCCAATAAGTTTGTGCTCGTGGAGCAGGCCCGGCACTGCTCCAGCCAGGAGGGCTGGCGCTTCCCTATTGGCGAGCTGTTTCACGGCGGGCTGATGCTGCGCGACGGCGAGGAGCACAAAAGCCACCGCGGCATCTTGCAAGCGGCCTTTAAGAAAGAGCCCATGCGCCAGTACCTCGGCGTGATGGCGCCCATCATCGAGCGGCGCCTGGCCGAATGGGGCCGGCAGCCCACGCTGCGGGTGTTTCCGGCCGTGAAGCACCTGACCCTGGAACTGGCCGGCAAGGTGTTTTTCGACCTCGACTTCTCCCAGGACCTGGCCCGCCTTAACCAGGCCATGGCCGACCTGGTAGCCGCCGCTACCGCGCCGGTGCCCTTCAACCTGCCGTTTACCCAGTACCGCCGCGGCATGCAGGGCCGCGGGCTGCTCCAGGAGTACTTCGGGCGCGTGCTTCAGGAGCGCCGCCAGGCCCCGGCCGCCGACATGCTCAGCCACCTCTGCCAGGCCGAGGGCGCCGACGGCCAGCGCCTCACCGACGCCGAAATCGTGGACCACCTCATCTTCTTCCTGATGGCCGCCCACGACACCACGGCCAGCACCCTCACCAGCCTGTTCTACGAGTTGGGCACCCACCCCGACTGGCAGGAGCGCCTACGCGCCGAAAGCCAGGCCGCGCACCCCGCCACCGGCCCCGTAGAGCAGGCCCACTTGGGCCAGCTAGAGCAGCTGGGCTACGTGCTCGAAGAAACCCTGCGCCTGCACCCGCCCCTGATTCTGATTCCGCGCCAGACCACCCAGGAGCTGACCTACAACGGCTTCACCATTCCGGCCAACACCCACCTGAGCGTGCTGCTCTACCACAACCACCAGAACCCCGCCTACTGGACCGCGCCGGACCAGTTCGACCCGCTACGCTTCGCGGCCGGGCGCCAGGAGCACCGCAAGTGCCCGTTCGGCTACGCGCCGTTCGGGGCCGGCCAGCACCACTGCCTGGGCTTCGCCTTCGCCGACATGCAGGTGAAGCTGGTCATGCACCACCTGCTGCGCCGCTACCGCTGGCGCCTGCCCGCCGGCTACCGCGCCGACTTCGCCAACATCCCCATCCAGCACCCCAAAGACGGCCTGCCGGTGCAGCTGGAAGTATTGCATAGCTGA
- a CDS encoding LTA synthase family protein yields MISPLLRLLLHRFLLVLGVYVLLRLGFYLANYGVFREATAGQVVLAFWYGLRFDIAALLLLNVPFLLLSWVPKFGRGWQGLVRGVYLTLNATGIALNLIDTQYFKFIGRRTSNELFTITGDIQRQAGQLVWHYWFLLVPFGVLFGLVWYFYPMPTAADAAYYQNPAGRGRRAAWAGAEFALLAALAALGIRGGLQLKPLRTGHAFMQTPPVLGHVTLNSTYTFLRSLGYEPPERRAYFASPQTLRRALAARPPRPRPGSARRPDNVVILLVESFSSEYNGIENGGGTSYTPFFDSLATRGLLFRHHYANGRRSIEALPAVLAGLPALLENSFITSNFQTNELHGLGELLGRAGYATSVFHGAQNGTMGFNTFAGKVGIQQYYGLQEYPGGAQSPDYDGNWGVFDEPYLQYFARQLGQQRQPFFSTVFTLTSHEPFPVPPQYQGRFAPGQLPIHASIGYTDFALRQFFKTASQQPWYRNTLFILLADHTSQTLRPEYQNTLGAYKTPLLLFHPGHPLPAANVERITQHADVPATVLDYLNVPAQGQLLPFGYSAFDGGTTGRALFLSGGSYFLVHRDYVTELTADNRVRLYPYQRHQLPATPLQNPDPQKLRQYGDELKACVQFYINGLADNSLYR; encoded by the coding sequence ATGATTTCTCCGCTTCTGCGCTTGTTGCTGCACCGGTTTCTGCTGGTGCTGGGCGTGTATGTGCTGCTGCGGCTGGGCTTCTACCTGGCCAACTATGGCGTGTTTCGGGAGGCTACGGCCGGGCAGGTAGTGCTGGCGTTCTGGTACGGCTTGCGCTTCGATATTGCGGCCCTGCTGCTGCTGAACGTGCCGTTTCTGCTGCTGTCGTGGGTGCCGAAGTTCGGGCGCGGGTGGCAGGGGCTGGTGCGGGGCGTGTACCTGACGCTGAACGCCACGGGCATTGCTCTGAACCTGATTGACACCCAGTATTTCAAGTTTATCGGGCGGCGCACCAGCAACGAGCTGTTCACCATCACCGGCGACATTCAGCGGCAGGCCGGGCAGCTGGTGTGGCACTACTGGTTTCTGCTGGTGCCGTTCGGGGTGCTGTTTGGGCTGGTGTGGTACTTCTACCCCATGCCCACGGCCGCCGATGCGGCGTATTACCAGAACCCGGCCGGGCGGGGCCGGCGGGCGGCCTGGGCCGGCGCTGAGTTTGCCCTGCTGGCTGCCCTGGCGGCCTTAGGCATTCGGGGTGGCTTGCAGCTCAAGCCCCTGCGCACGGGCCACGCCTTCATGCAGACGCCGCCCGTGCTAGGGCACGTGACGCTGAACAGCACCTATACTTTCCTCAGAAGCCTGGGCTACGAGCCCCCGGAGCGCCGCGCCTATTTCGCTTCGCCCCAGACTCTGCGCCGGGCCCTGGCCGCCCGCCCGCCCCGGCCCCGCCCCGGCTCCGCCCGCCGCCCCGACAACGTGGTGATTCTGCTGGTAGAAAGCTTCTCATCGGAGTACAATGGCATCGAAAACGGGGGCGGAACGAGCTACACGCCGTTTTTCGACTCGCTGGCCACGCGGGGGCTGCTGTTTCGGCACCACTACGCCAACGGGCGCCGCTCCATTGAGGCCCTGCCGGCCGTGCTGGCGGGGCTGCCGGCTTTGCTGGAAAACTCCTTTATCACCTCCAACTTCCAAACCAACGAGCTGCATGGCCTGGGTGAGCTGCTGGGCCGAGCGGGCTACGCCACCTCCGTGTTTCACGGGGCCCAGAACGGCACCATGGGCTTCAACACGTTTGCCGGCAAAGTGGGCATTCAGCAGTACTACGGGTTGCAGGAGTACCCCGGCGGCGCCCAAAGCCCCGACTACGACGGCAACTGGGGCGTTTTCGATGAGCCGTACTTGCAGTACTTTGCCCGGCAGCTGGGCCAGCAGCGGCAGCCGTTTTTCTCCACGGTGTTTACCCTCACCTCGCACGAGCCGTTTCCGGTGCCGCCGCAGTACCAGGGGCGGTTTGCGCCGGGCCAGCTGCCCATTCACGCCTCCATCGGCTACACCGATTTTGCCCTGCGCCAGTTTTTCAAGACTGCCTCTCAGCAACCTTGGTACCGCAACACCTTGTTTATCCTGCTGGCCGACCACACCTCCCAAACCCTGCGGCCCGAGTACCAGAACACGCTGGGCGCCTACAAAACCCCGCTCCTGCTCTTCCACCCCGGCCACCCGCTGCCTGCGGCCAACGTGGAGCGCATCACCCAGCACGCCGACGTGCCCGCCACCGTGCTCGACTACCTGAACGTGCCCGCCCAGGGCCAGCTGCTGCCCTTCGGCTACTCGGCTTTCGACGGCGGCACCACCGGCCGGGCCCTGTTTCTGAGCGGCGGCAGCTACTTCCTCGTTCACCGCGACTACGTGACCGAACTCACCGCCGACAATCGGGTGCGCCTCTACCCTTACCAGCGCCACCAGCTGCCCGCCACTCCCCTCCAGAACCCCGACCCGCAAAAGCTCCGCCAGTACGGCGACGAGCTGAAAGCCTGCGTGCAGTTTTACATCAACGGGTTGGCGGATAACTCGCTGTACCGGTGA
- a CDS encoding type I restriction enzyme HsdR N-terminal domain-containing protein: MQALNLPPFAHKLTQSGETIFIWDVLRRKQVVCTPEEWVRQHVVHYLIDHLGFPKGLLSLERSHVYNQRRKRTDLHALDPDGRPLLLVECKAASVPLTPAVAMQIATYNQTVGAPLLLATNGVQHCCWRVHSLERTTQALTFIPTYAEALELLAVVSRSLKL; encoded by the coding sequence ATGCAAGCCTTGAACCTGCCGCCTTTCGCCCACAAACTTACGCAATCGGGCGAAACTATATTCATCTGGGACGTGCTGCGCCGCAAGCAGGTGGTGTGCACGCCCGAAGAATGGGTGCGCCAGCACGTGGTGCATTACCTCATCGACCACCTGGGCTTCCCCAAAGGCTTGCTCAGCCTGGAGCGCAGCCACGTCTACAACCAGCGCCGCAAGCGCACCGACCTGCACGCCCTCGACCCCGACGGCCGCCCCCTGCTGCTGGTGGAGTGCAAGGCAGCCTCCGTGCCTCTCACGCCCGCCGTAGCCATGCAGATTGCCACCTACAACCAGACGGTAGGCGCCCCGCTGCTGCTGGCCACCAACGGCGTGCAGCACTGCTGCTGGCGCGTGCACTCCCTGGAGCGCACCACCCAGGCCCTCACGTTCATCCCCACCTACGCCGAGGCGCTGGAATTGCTGGCGGTGGTTTCCAGGAGCCTAAAGCTGTAA
- a CDS encoding XdhC family protein: MTELQRLLRAYDEHRAAGRACALASVVDVQGSAYRRPGARMLLTADGQLTGAISGGCLEGDARQRARRTIEQGRPAVVTYDSTDPDDDLQFGAALGCQGVVQILLEPLDFRDPANPVELLRRWAEGVEAPAVVATVFSLGAAEARLGQRLLLTADGAAHGTLPEHSALYAAVLADARAALTAGQPATRHYPAATGAVRVSLEILRPPVRLTVYGAGNDVQPLVRLAAGLGWRVTVLDGRPAQAQPARFPEADAVRVLPLAQVAEEPHQPGSFALLMTHNYHYDRAVLRHLLPATSARYIGLLGPRKKYERLLADLQQEVPDAAEQLRARLHSPIGLNLGAETPEEIALSIVAEIQAVLTGRPAGFLRDSPHPIHPPLQANGPLVAEGRVDAVCGL, from the coding sequence ATGACTGAACTCCAACGCCTGTTGCGTGCTTACGACGAGCACCGCGCCGCCGGCCGGGCCTGCGCCCTGGCCTCGGTGGTGGATGTGCAGGGCTCGGCCTACCGCCGCCCCGGCGCCCGGATGCTCCTCACGGCCGACGGCCAGCTGACTGGGGCCATCAGCGGGGGCTGCCTCGAAGGCGACGCCCGCCAGCGGGCCCGCCGCACCATCGAGCAGGGCCGCCCCGCCGTCGTCACCTACGACTCCACCGACCCCGACGACGACCTCCAGTTCGGGGCCGCGCTGGGCTGCCAGGGCGTGGTGCAGATTCTGCTCGAACCCCTCGACTTCCGGGACCCCGCCAACCCCGTGGAGCTGCTGCGCCGCTGGGCCGAGGGCGTGGAAGCTCCGGCCGTAGTGGCTACCGTGTTTAGTCTGGGCGCCGCCGAAGCCCGGCTAGGCCAGCGCCTGCTGCTCACCGCCGATGGCGCCGCCCACGGCACGCTGCCGGAGCACTCCGCGCTGTACGCCGCCGTGCTGGCCGATGCCCGCGCCGCCCTGACCGCCGGCCAGCCGGCCACCCGCCACTACCCGGCCGCTACTGGGGCTGTGCGCGTCAGCCTGGAAATTCTGCGGCCCCCAGTGCGCCTCACCGTGTACGGAGCCGGCAACGACGTGCAGCCTCTGGTGCGCCTAGCGGCTGGCCTGGGCTGGCGCGTGACCGTGCTCGACGGCCGCCCCGCCCAGGCCCAGCCCGCCCGCTTCCCGGAGGCCGACGCCGTGCGGGTGCTGCCCCTGGCCCAGGTGGCGGAGGAGCCCCACCAGCCCGGCAGCTTCGCCCTGCTCATGACCCACAACTACCACTACGACCGGGCTGTGCTGCGCCACCTGCTGCCGGCCACCTCGGCCCGCTATATCGGGCTGTTAGGCCCGCGCAAGAAGTACGAGCGTCTGCTCGCCGACCTGCAACAGGAAGTGCCCGACGCTGCCGAGCAGCTGCGGGCCCGCCTGCACAGCCCTATCGGCCTGAACCTGGGCGCCGAGACGCCCGAGGAAATTGCCCTGTCCATTGTGGCCGAAATTCAGGCCGTACTCACCGGCCGCCCCGCCGGCTTTCTTCGCGACTCACCGCATCCCATCCACCCGCCTTTGCAGGCCAACGGGCCGCTGGTAGCCGAAGGGCGGGTAGATGCCGTATGCGGGTTATAA
- a CDS encoding AMP nucleosidase, which yields MKTKSDIVENWLPRYTGVPLKEFGQYILLTNFINYVHMFAEQFDVEVHGYDKPMQTATANGITIINFGMGSPMAATVMDLLAAIKPKAALFLGKCGGLKNKTKLGDLILPIAAIRGEGTSDDYLPAEIPALPSFRLQRAVSSMIKKHEKDYWTGTVYTTNRRVWEHDENFKEYLRQIRAMAVDMETATIFVVGFVNEIPHGALLLVSDNPMTPEGVKTSESDKKVTTEFVRSHLQIGIDSLLELKNSGESVKHMRFE from the coding sequence ATGAAAACCAAATCTGACATTGTCGAAAACTGGCTGCCGCGCTACACGGGCGTGCCGCTGAAAGAGTTTGGCCAGTACATTCTGCTGACCAACTTCATCAACTACGTGCACATGTTTGCCGAGCAGTTTGATGTGGAGGTGCACGGCTACGACAAGCCCATGCAAACGGCCACGGCCAACGGCATCACCATCATCAACTTCGGCATGGGCTCCCCCATGGCGGCCACGGTTATGGACCTGCTGGCGGCCATCAAGCCCAAAGCGGCCCTGTTTCTGGGCAAGTGCGGGGGCCTTAAAAACAAAACCAAGCTCGGCGACCTGATCCTGCCCATTGCCGCCATCCGCGGCGAGGGTACTTCCGACGACTACCTGCCGGCCGAAATTCCGGCCCTGCCCTCGTTCCGGTTGCAGCGCGCGGTAAGCAGCATGATCAAGAAGCACGAGAAAGACTACTGGACCGGCACGGTGTACACCACCAACCGCCGCGTGTGGGAGCACGACGAAAACTTCAAGGAGTACCTGCGCCAGATCCGGGCCATGGCCGTGGACATGGAGACGGCCACCATTTTCGTGGTCGGCTTCGTCAACGAAATTCCCCACGGCGCCCTGCTGCTGGTTTCCGACAACCCCATGACGCCCGAGGGCGTGAAAACCTCGGAGAGCGACAAGAAAGTGACTACCGAGTTTGTACGGTCCCATCTGCAAATCGGCATCGACTCGCTGCTGGAGCTGAAAAACTCCGGCGAGTCGGTAAAGCACATGCGGTTCGAGTAA
- a CDS encoding DUF421 domain-containing protein, whose translation MESVLRAVIVYGVLLLIFRLVGRRAIAQSSVFDLVLLLIIANVSENALLGEDNSMTNALLQIVTLSMLFLGLSLLKQRSPQLQRLLEGLPVVIVHHGRPVPDLLHQLQVDEADILNAARQSHGLERMAQIKYAILEINGVISIVPASPADAPPPA comes from the coding sequence ATGGAATCGGTTCTGCGGGCGGTGATTGTATACGGGGTACTGCTGCTGATTTTCCGGCTGGTAGGACGACGGGCCATTGCGCAAAGCTCGGTCTTCGACCTGGTGCTGCTGCTCATTATTGCCAATGTCTCGGAAAATGCCTTGCTCGGCGAAGACAACTCCATGACCAACGCCCTGCTGCAAATCGTTACGCTGTCGATGCTGTTTCTGGGCTTGTCGCTGCTCAAGCAACGCTCGCCGCAGCTCCAGCGCCTACTGGAAGGGTTGCCGGTGGTTATTGTGCATCACGGCCGACCCGTTCCCGACTTGCTGCACCAGCTCCAAGTCGACGAGGCCGACATTCTGAACGCCGCCCGCCAGTCGCACGGCCTGGAGCGCATGGCCCAAATCAAGTACGCCATCCTCGAAATCAACGGCGTCATTTCCATCGTGCCTGCTTCTCCCGCCGACGCGCCTCCGCCTGCGTGA
- a CDS encoding amidohydrolase, which yields MLPRLRPLLPLLPVLSSLAACQSTNRQSADLLVYNATVYTVDSAFSKVQAFAVKDGKFVAVGSAAELRGKFQAKQEIDAQGQFIYPGFYDAHCHFYRYALGLRDADLVGTASWAQVVQQLQRQRQQYPQAVWLTGRGWDQNDWPVKQFPSKDTLDALFPNTPVFIVRVDGHAALVNQKALDLAGVTARTPISGGVIGRDARGRLTGLLVDNAVDLVSGKIPEPTAAEAEAALLEAQRRCVAVGLTSMADAGLEKANVDRLDALQQQGKLKVRLYAMLAPTKENKDFYLRRGPVFKDRLTVCSFKVYADGALGSRGACLLHPYSDRPQETGFLLSSVAEFRALAKELAASRFQMNTHAIGDSSNRLLLDIYGEVLRGQKDRRWRIEHAQVVSGPDVAKFGQFGIVPSVQPTHATSDMYWAGERLGPERLKTAYAFNDLRKQYGQVALGSDFPVEDINPLFGFHAAVARQDAKNYPAGGFQMENALSRPDALRGMTTWAAHAAFEDRQKGSIRPGLAADFVVLNTDLLEAPKEKLRAAQVQQTWIAGEQVFKLK from the coding sequence ATGCTCCCCCGTCTCCGCCCGCTCCTCCCCTTGCTGCCTGTGCTTAGCAGCCTTGCAGCCTGCCAAAGCACCAACCGCCAGTCCGCCGACCTGCTCGTGTACAATGCCACGGTATACACCGTAGATTCGGCGTTCAGCAAGGTCCAGGCGTTTGCCGTGAAGGATGGCAAATTTGTGGCGGTAGGCTCGGCGGCGGAGCTGCGCGGCAAGTTTCAGGCGAAACAGGAAATCGACGCCCAAGGCCAGTTCATCTACCCTGGCTTCTACGATGCGCACTGCCACTTCTACCGCTACGCCCTGGGCCTGCGCGACGCCGACCTGGTGGGCACCGCCTCCTGGGCCCAGGTAGTGCAGCAGCTGCAACGGCAGCGGCAGCAGTACCCGCAGGCCGTCTGGCTCACTGGCCGCGGCTGGGACCAGAACGACTGGCCCGTCAAGCAGTTTCCGAGCAAAGACACCCTGGACGCCCTGTTCCCGAACACGCCCGTATTCATCGTGCGGGTGGATGGGCACGCGGCGCTGGTCAACCAGAAAGCCCTGGACCTGGCCGGCGTCACGGCGCGCACTCCCATCAGCGGGGGCGTGATTGGGCGCGACGCGCGGGGCCGCCTTACCGGCCTGCTCGTGGACAATGCCGTGGACCTGGTGTCGGGCAAGATTCCGGAGCCGACGGCCGCGGAGGCCGAAGCGGCGCTGCTGGAAGCCCAGCGCCGCTGCGTGGCCGTGGGCCTCACCAGCATGGCCGATGCGGGCCTGGAAAAAGCCAACGTGGACCGCCTCGATGCCTTACAGCAGCAGGGCAAGCTCAAAGTGCGCCTCTACGCCATGCTGGCGCCTACGAAAGAGAACAAGGATTTCTACCTACGGCGCGGCCCCGTGTTCAAGGACCGGCTTACAGTGTGCTCATTCAAGGTGTACGCCGATGGGGCCCTGGGCTCCCGCGGGGCCTGCCTGCTCCACCCCTACTCCGACCGGCCCCAGGAAACCGGTTTTCTGCTTTCCTCGGTGGCAGAGTTTCGGGCCTTGGCGAAAGAGCTGGCGGCCAGCCGGTTCCAGATGAACACCCACGCCATCGGCGACTCCTCGAACCGGCTTTTGCTCGACATCTACGGCGAAGTGCTGCGCGGGCAGAAGGACCGGCGCTGGCGCATCGAGCACGCCCAGGTGGTGAGCGGGCCCGACGTGGCCAAGTTCGGGCAGTTCGGCATCGTGCCTTCGGTGCAGCCCACCCACGCCACCTCTGATATGTACTGGGCCGGGGAGCGGCTGGGCCCGGAGCGCCTCAAAACCGCCTACGCCTTCAACGACCTGCGCAAGCAATACGGCCAGGTAGCCCTGGGCTCCGACTTCCCGGTGGAAGACATCAACCCGCTGTTCGGCTTCCATGCCGCCGTGGCCCGGCAGGACGCTAAGAACTACCCGGCCGGCGGCTTCCAGATGGAAAACGCCCTGAGCCGCCCCGACGCCCTGCGCGGCATGACCACCTGGGCCGCCCACGCCGCCTTCGAGGACCGGCAGAAAGGCAGCATCCGCCCCGGCCTCGCCGCCGACTTCGTGGTGCTGAACACCGATTTGCTGGAAGCCCCCAAGGAAAAGCTGCGCGCCGCCCAGGTACAGCAAACCTGGATAGCCGGCGAGCAGGTGTTTAAATTGAAGTGA
- a CDS encoding nucleotidyltransferase family protein → MPSAVILLAAGSSSRLGRPKQLLPYRGQTLLRRAAETAVEAAAGAPVVVVTGAVHEELLPELTGLLVAPVRCAGWERGMGASLKMGLAMLDSLCTNWTTVTVMLCDQPLVTPTLLRELDATAARTGRPIIASEYEGVRGVPVLFSEEAVMLLRALPDAAGAAQLLRQHPELVATVPFAGGAVDVDTEVAYAALLRQANQSQK, encoded by the coding sequence ATGCCCTCTGCCGTTATCCTGCTTGCCGCGGGTTCCTCGTCGCGCCTGGGGCGGCCCAAGCAGCTGCTCCCGTACCGAGGCCAAACCCTGCTGCGCCGCGCCGCCGAAACCGCCGTGGAAGCAGCTGCCGGCGCGCCCGTGGTAGTGGTAACCGGAGCCGTGCACGAGGAGCTGCTGCCGGAACTGACGGGCCTACTGGTGGCGCCGGTGCGGTGCGCGGGGTGGGAGCGGGGCATGGGGGCTTCGCTGAAAATGGGCTTGGCCATGCTCGATAGTTTGTGCACCAACTGGACCACTGTTACGGTGATGCTCTGCGACCAGCCCCTCGTAACGCCGACCCTGCTGCGGGAGCTGGACGCCACGGCCGCCCGCACCGGCCGGCCGATTATAGCGTCGGAGTATGAGGGCGTGCGGGGCGTGCCGGTCCTATTCAGCGAGGAGGCCGTGATGCTGCTCCGCGCCCTGCCCGACGCGGCCGGCGCCGCCCAGCTGCTGCGCCAACACCCCGAGCTGGTAGCCACCGTACCCTTCGCGGGCGGTGCCGTGGACGTGGATACGGAGGTTGCGTATGCGGCTCTGCTGCGCCAAGCTAACCAGTCGCAGAAATAA
- a CDS encoding FAD binding domain-containing protein, whose translation MLKLPKLDAIRGGGKDSTHLDVLALVTLAAIERNAELRTALWALTEATAHAATPQVLNAAPLGGNIRQRLHCWYFRNEA comes from the coding sequence GTGCTCAAGTTGCCCAAGCTCGACGCCATCCGCGGTGGCGGGAAAGACAGCACCCACCTCGACGTACTTGCCCTGGTCACGCTGGCCGCCATCGAGCGGAACGCCGAGCTGCGCACCGCCCTTTGGGCCCTCACCGAGGCTACGGCCCACGCCGCTACCCCGCAGGTACTCAATGCGGCCCCGCTCGGCGGCAATATCAGGCAGCGGCTCCACTGCTGGTACTTCCGCAACGAAGCCTAG
- a CDS encoding MFS transporter — MTTAAAPVPDTSFDNIPKDDKRITQGWTFYDWANSVYPLVITSSIFPIYWGAMVKQATNTDSGKSPVDFLGFQVPGSSLLTYAISAAFLLIALISPFLTALADFSGRKKLFMQIFCYLGAASCAALFFFTPDTLTISTFVFIAATIGFSGSIVFYNSYLPLISSEEKFDALSARGFSMGYIGSVVLLVLCLGLIMGHETLGLEEGFATRLAFLLTGIWWVGFAQIPFRALPADPGRPAGAVSDSGWLLNGFRELGKVWDQLQYLPNLKKFLLAYFTYNMGVQTVMYVATIFGDEELKLPSSALILTILLLQLVGIVGAYLFAKLSERIGNTRALSWSVFIWMLICVAGYYVQAGWSFYALASVIGLTMGAIQSLSRSTYSKIIPENTPNTAAFFSFFDVTEKLSIVIGTAVFGIIAQITGNMRNSILSLIVFFVLGLLFLFRLRGKKLREAPAPAGATLAPPPATPNVGIPASGR, encoded by the coding sequence ATGACAACTGCCGCGGCCCCCGTGCCCGATACTTCTTTCGACAACATTCCCAAAGACGACAAGCGCATCACCCAGGGCTGGACCTTCTACGACTGGGCCAACTCGGTGTACCCGCTGGTTATCACGTCCAGCATTTTCCCCATCTACTGGGGCGCCATGGTGAAGCAGGCCACAAACACCGACAGCGGCAAGAGTCCGGTGGACTTCCTGGGCTTCCAGGTGCCCGGCTCGTCCCTGCTCACCTACGCCATTTCGGCCGCCTTCCTGCTGATTGCCCTCATTAGCCCCTTTCTCACGGCCCTGGCCGACTTTTCGGGGCGCAAAAAGCTGTTCATGCAGATTTTCTGCTACCTGGGCGCGGCCTCCTGCGCCGCTTTGTTCTTCTTCACCCCCGACACGCTCACCATCAGCACGTTCGTGTTCATTGCGGCCACCATTGGCTTTTCGGGCTCCATCGTGTTCTACAACTCCTACCTACCGCTGATTTCGTCGGAGGAGAAGTTCGACGCGCTGTCGGCGCGGGGCTTTTCCATGGGCTACATCGGCTCGGTGGTGCTGCTGGTACTTTGCCTGGGGCTGATTATGGGCCACGAAACTTTGGGGTTGGAAGAAGGCTTTGCCACACGGCTAGCCTTTCTGCTCACCGGTATCTGGTGGGTAGGCTTCGCCCAGATTCCCTTCCGCGCCTTGCCCGCCGACCCCGGCCGTCCCGCTGGCGCCGTTTCCGACTCGGGCTGGCTGCTCAACGGCTTCCGGGAGCTGGGTAAGGTATGGGACCAGCTCCAGTATCTGCCCAACCTGAAGAAGTTTCTGCTGGCTTACTTCACCTACAACATGGGCGTGCAAACAGTAATGTACGTCGCCACTATCTTCGGCGACGAGGAGCTGAAGCTGCCCAGCTCGGCCCTGATTCTGACCATCTTGCTGTTGCAGCTGGTGGGCATTGTGGGCGCTTATCTGTTTGCCAAGCTCTCGGAGCGCATCGGTAACACCCGGGCCCTGAGCTGGTCGGTGTTTATCTGGATGCTGATTTGCGTGGCCGGCTACTACGTGCAGGCCGGCTGGAGCTTCTACGCCCTGGCCTCGGTTATCGGCCTCACTATGGGAGCCATCCAAAGCCTGTCGCGCAGTACTTATTCTAAAATCATTCCCGAAAACACGCCCAACACGGCCGCTTTCTTCAGCTTTTTTGATGTGACTGAAAAGCTCAGCATCGTGATTGGGACGGCCGTGTTCGGCATCATTGCCCAGATTACCGGCAACATGCGTAACAGCATCCTGTCGCTCATCGTGTTTTTCGTGTTGGGCCTGCTGTTTCTTTTCCGCCTGCGCGGCAAAAAGCTGCGCGAAGCACCGGCCCCCGCCGGCGCCACGCTGGCCCCGCCGCCCGCCACCCCCAACGTGGGCATACCTGCCTCGGGCCGGTAG